TAAGGCTACTATAGCTATTTTCCACATTGTTTCGTTGGCCTGTCTAccattaaatttgaaaaaattatcaTATCACTTatgagtttaaaatatttttgccacCTTTTAAAATTTCCTTTTGCTACCATACTGATGCTTTGCTTGCAGTGCGGCATTGCTTAGCAGTAAAGTTATTTTAGCTAGTAGTAGTTTTGTATCATTTGTGAACATaatctctttttaaaaacatccTTATAATCATTCTTAAACTAATAGATTTCCCGAACAAACTGTCAGATGATggttataaatataaattcgaTAAGCATGTTTCGCCCGTGTAAGGACTGATTTGTACTACACAAGACTCATCGTCAGCTAACCAGAAAATTTGCCGGCTTCGCTTCATTGATAAGTACTTTAAACACATTACCATGTAGCCTTGGGTAAACCTTTTGGTCGCACTGAGTCATTGGAGTTTAATGATTAACGTACTTTGATAGCTACAatcctgaaaatatttttgaaattgacCGGTTTTAAAGTGGCCAAGATGACTCACCTTCAAACGCATGGCTTTGTTCTGCAGATGTGTAGGCCAGGTAAACAACATCGAAATGCGTTACTGCCAGATTCGCGAGATCAGAATTATTAAACAATCCACATGATTGGGTAAAACGGGCATGCTGGCGTCACTTAAAAATTAGTATTGTTTAAGATTTTAATCAATATCTAAAGAACCTAGGTTCTATGTTCGTTACCAAATCGAAACATATGAACTTTTGCAATTTCGTAGTGCATATGCCTTTTATAGGAACAGTGCATGTAACGAATATCccttttttgtaatatattacGTCTGAAATTGCAGTTTTGTAGGCTTTTTATTCATCTCGTTTAGCTTGTTTGGAAGACAAATGACTTCACTTTCAGCGGAATTAAATTCGATTCGAAATCTGTAGAACTTTATCCTAATAGCAAGATCAAGGTTTCATCGGGTcagtattttatatatttttttaaggtCTTTAAAACATTCCAATATAACGACAATCGACTTTACTATGCTCATTAcagattttattttccaaaatcAGCTTTGCATTATAGTAGAATAAAGTCATTAAGAAGAGTTGGGAAGAAAAATCTGGTCCTTCCTCATTCCTTTATTTAATCATTTTGTCGAGAAGAAACCAGGCCTATTTTATTTCCGTCTTTAGTCTAATTCTTTATATATGTTTACATAGTTCCGAACGGAGTGAGTTCATGTAAGCACAATTtacctaaaataaaaacatcgtCCATGAATTGAAAATTTCCGTGTAAATAGGACACGATTTAATTGCAGTACACTCTATAGTTCGAGTTCCTATTAATCGAACATGtccttaattattttatttatttatttttttttatttcgctaTTGCACATGTGTACTCTTAAAAAGAATCGTTGCTGGagataagtaaaaaaaatgtcgAAACACAAGGTAGTTGCTTGTATTCAATAGGGGTATTGTCATCATTTAAGATTTCTCTTTGCATTTGCCTATTTTCTTATTCAATTGCGTCGGGAAGTTGCCAGGCATTTTCCATACCAAAtaataacacaatttttttaccgCGTCATACTGTAAACGGGAAAATTTTCGCAAAGCTGGTCGGTAGGCTAGATGCACGATTCACGCTAAAAGTcatcaattaaaaaatgttatcaaaaagtaaaaaaaaaaaaataataaccaaaACTTACCTTGTTTCGCGTTCTATATTCGCCACTTTCCGTCCTCACAAAAAATAGAAATCCACAAATAGCTTTATTTACAATGGCATGCGCGACTTTAATTTTTGGCAGACGTCGGTTTCCTTTAATGTttctttcaagaaaaaaaaaattaacagttcAGTTGGTAAAAATCGTAAACTTTTTTTGCGTTTGAATTCTTAGATTACATTACGATAGAAAAGTTAAGAACGAAAAATTCCGTATgtttctaaagaaatatttcatcGTGTATGCCCACCTTAAGAAGAATTTCTCATAATTCACTTTCTATTATTCGAACCTCTCTAATTCGAACATCTCCGtatttcgaacgattttttctgtCCCTTGGCGTTTTTTCTCTCTATTTTTCGAACATcgttaataaagtttatcgCGTATACCGAGTAGAATGTCTTTAAGCACAGATTCGAATGTTGATTTTTATAAGAGAATCCCTTAATTTACTTTGGGACGAATGGCGTATAAATcgtataaaattaatttgaggAACCTATCTCTGTCAAGGATGTTGCTCAAATGTTCCAACCAAGCCCCTAAGAACACATTGTCAACtggaagaaaagaagaaagaaaaaaaactttctactATTAAAACTCTCCGTAACTCGAACGCCTTCCCCCACCCCTGCGagttcgaattatagagagTCTACTGTCCGGCTCTAGTTCATACAACAACAACCTAGGATCTGTCTGCTAGTAAGCCCTAAAATACTATACTttcgttaaaattttgtaaacaaaacaaacttttatcGAGTTACATTTGACAGTTAGTAATTTTTCACGCATGATGACAAAAATTTTacgggtatttttttttcaaagatgtctttatatacatatatttcccGAATACATAATTTCCgaactttaacaaaaaatttgcgaaaattgcGAAATGGTTCATAGAGGCGAAAATTAATACTAAATAGATATGTTTACTTCTTAAATATCGTTTAGCTTCACAGTTCAAGAGCGTTGAATACAAAGTATGGAATTCACACGGGGAAGTTACCGACACAACATTCTCGCCTTAGCCACACTGTTAACACTGGATTCCATAAAAGTGATCGATTAAAACTTGAGAAAATTAGAACTATGGCAACAGGTAGCAGCCCGCCTGTGATAATCTACACTTTAAAAGTTCAATAAGCTGGCACGCCACACAGTCCTTTGTGTTTGGATGTTGTAGTGTTGAAACAGTATCATGACAGTTGGAAACAGATGTCTTACTGTGTACCTTAAACAAACCAGGAAATATGCAGCATTCAGCATTCAACGTCTAGCTGTTTTGTGTCGTAGCGTACTGAAAGTACCGTTAGACTTTGGATGTATCTTCGTTACAGTGCTGTGATCTTTATATAGAGATGAGAATTTTCGAGCTGTACGTactatttttgtaatataaacTGATTTTTATAACAAGAATTATATAgcatttcctttttaaaagcaaaagggGTGTCATcgaaaattctaaattttacgTCGGCTGTTTTAAAGCTAACGAATGTCATTCtgttaaaaatttcataaaaataacaaattcttCCCGAAATTAACGTCTGCTTTGCATGTCCGTCTTTAAAGGTAAATAAGCGCATCCTATTTGTGGAATAGTATTTTAttcttatatatttatattgttaGCCAATTTCTGAGAATGTACTATAATAATATATGTTGCACTGATACTATACTTGAAACGAAACTTTGTACTTTTTAAGTGCAATATCAGGGCATTGTAACGAGTCGATGGAGCACAATGAAAACGTGCACTTTTTTAGGATTTTAGGAGCGCTTGTACACCTAAGAAAGTTTGAAGCTGGAAGATTGCTACTTGCATATCTAAGAGGCAGCGACGTCGGGGGAGACCCCTTCTCCCCACCTCTTTGTTCAAATTTGAAATCGGTAGTTTTctattttgtgttttaaaataaaatagtacCTAAAAATTAAGGAACTTAGTGTTGTTTTACAGCGTCTGAAatggaaagagaaaaaaatcatttggtgATCCTTGCACTGGGCGTATCAATCCTCagatcttttttaatatttggcGATTTCTGAGTTAAGTTGCCAATTTCGCCAAATGTTTTTCGCGCCAAAGTTTGTAAAAATAAGGTAATTACAGAAACAGAAGAGCGTGTTATATAAACAACAGAAACTTACCATATAACGAACAAACGATGATATAGCTAGACATCTAGACAGCTATAACATGTCGTGATTGTTATAAGAAATCAGGCGAAAATGAAAAGTGCTAAATAAAAGTCAGTTTGCGCTAAACTTCATTATACGTTAAACGATAGAGATTAATCTGATGATATAGAAGTTTTAAATGACACTGTGTAGTGTGGGCTTTTAGCCTATGTTGTGGAAGACCCCCGAAAGACAAGCGTTTACAAGCATCTGTTTTATGTCGTAGTTTTTGCTAAAAAGAAAACTGTTTTACTAGCTTCATATGATATTTCCACAATAAACCACGACACAAGGATTATCTAAATTCACAACACggtaatttaaaaatacttcgTGTTCTTTTACACCGCACCCAACAACCTAGTTTATCCGACCTTATTATACGATCCATAAAAATATCTTGAAATTGAAGTCGCGCCATATCTCGAACTTTTTgtctagtccattgagggtttgAGACAGCGGATAGTAGGCCGtaatttttaacgatttttgtTCTGTCGTGTATTACAATATAACTCCTACCTTCGTCCGCGCTCGAGTTTGAATACGTGTTACAGAATTTTTCGCGAGGCAGTAAAGAAATGTGAACATATCGCGAgcgcaaatttaaaatttcactaGGCTATGCTTTTATCCCCACCCCCTGGCCCTAACTTTACCAGAAGAAATTTTAATAACAAGTGATCTGAAATACTTTAATTGCGCATGTGTACAACTGTTTTCCTCTTTAtcttaaactcatttccaggagcTATATGCATACGTTTCTTCACCTAAATTATGAAAACGGGAAAAGGCTCCGGGGGCGAGGTTGCTGATGTCTGGTTAGAAAAAAGCACTACGACGGAGGACAACTACATTTCTTCGAATTTTAAATTGCTGAGTCGGATGTCTGCCACGGCAAGTTGTTGCTTTGAAaggttattgtttttttgtagcTATCTGGCTACATACATAGGTTTATTTAGATGATTTATATTCTGACTAGGATTTTTGCTTCTTTGAATGCGTTTTTGTGTTGTCTTTTGTGTTTCCCTATCTCTCATTCTGTAAAAGTTTTTTGGGGATCGTTGGTCAGTCAGGATCTTTGGCCATACTTGAGGCTGTTGTATAGGGTGTTGATGTAATTTTCGAAGCAATTTTAACAAGATATTACCGTTAAACAACACACCCTTCCCTCTTTAATCCCTCCCCCCATCCTGAAAAAGAATTATGCAACTTTTAAGGGAAACTCAAAGCTTTGTATCCCAAATTGCACACGAAAACATAATGGCAAATTTACTGTAAACAGTCCTAAGAAAAAATTGTAGCTTAGAGTTTTCAGAGAGGCACTATTTGATTCAATTTTTCTCAAGTCACACGCAATTATATGTACTGCAAagattgtatttttttgtgttactAAGTCAATATCAATAGCTATATATAAAGGGTTGTGGATGGAGGTTGTGGGAACAGGTCCCCTTATGTCACAAATGAAAAATTGTAAGTTATGCACTCCACCTAGAAATTAGGTAAAAATGACAAACTTTGTGCTTGTTAATGATAGGCGACAGAAATGTAAGGAATTTTAGTATAGCAGGTTATATGTCTCTAGGGTTTTCTTTTTAGAGTAGAGTAGGGGGTGTGGCTTTTTACTCGATCTAATAAAACATGCATTGGCTTTCGGTCAATAAGAACAGCACACACTCAGATTTcagcaaaagtttttttgaaaaaagtacaTTACAAAGAAAATGCTTAAACTTTCCCTGCAttgcttcttttttttacctgatattcattgaatatatagataaaacatttttattggtTTAAGAAATCTAGAAGGACCAGGCCCGCTAATGTTGcattaattttaaacatatgcaTGGTTTACTTTGAAATACTTTCATTTCAGAGGTATCCCAAATCACGATTCAAGCAACCTCTACCTCAAGGATTCTtctcttttttgataaattattgttctaatataaaaaataaatagccAAGGTTGCTAGTTAGGCTCGATGggcattttttatagtttttataacTATTGCGCTAGGTGGTTATTTTGAATTGATGATTATTTGGTCACTGGGTACTTATAAGACAAACTTTTGAAAGTAGGCATTCTAGCATGCAGGACTCTGTAAGATAGTATATCTGGAAAAGTTAAAACTGCACCCAGCCATCACAAAGGCTCTAAAAGACATTTTAAGTGTCTAAAAGAGGTCTTTTCAAAGGTCTATTTCAAAAGATCTCTTTTAGACATCTTTTGGAAAACACGTCTTTCCAAAGACGTCtgttaaagttttttaagaaattctgTTATGACGCGTTTTTTAGATCTTTTAAAGATGTAGAAGCAACTAAAATGTATCTttaatgtaactttttatctttaaaaaggCATCTTTTATATATCTATAAGACATCTTCCTTGATTTGACATCTTccttgatttcttttttttttttgattttatcatGGCCAACTTTTTGTGTCCAGGTATTGGGATCTGAATTTGATCTTTAGACTTTAGTACTAAGAGCCACTGTAATCTATTCAatgactaaaaaaacaaaagccctTACTTTTTGAACAACAGATCTCCACAgtctcactaccatacaacataaTACTTCTTACACAGGCGTCATACAACCTTTTACCTCAaatgacaagactctgctagtcaacaaagaaaataactatAAACCTTTTCCAAGTGGAACCTATACcgcaaacaaataatttttccaATACCCCCTTCATTACACAACATATCACTTAAGTAAAAGTAATTCTCAACTAATCTCTAACGAGGTACTGttatacatcattaaagctggaaatacttcattgtcTATAATCTCACATTTGCAATGCCTCCATACAGGctaaatgtcagctcttaaccttcctccAATACCACTGTACTTCTTACATACCCAATGCttacaagtctgacaaaaaattgagttactatcAACCCCTTTCCtatgcaaactccacaaggccactaaACTACAAGATCACACTTGACTTTAATGCTAcaaatcatgactttagactttgctacATTCactcttaactttttttttccagtccttccacttctcaaactttttaactaattctttcattgactttgttataagaaccaaatcatctgcctacaataactcccatggacaacctgttctgaacccTATCAACAGACCTAAGACTAAAACAAACAACACAGACACACCAACATTTAAACTAaatggtcttcccttcttaacacatctgcaaatctgtttctctctccttctaattttgccttatacactgctgtaggAGTACCACAGTACTTAGCTCGTAAGTAATTCTTACTACCAACTGACTTCCAAGCTTTCAAAATTTTGCTCTTTTCCTTTTTACACTGGTTAAcctcattatttcaccacaaggtCTGtgtatgtctagctggtccttttgtTCAACCACAGGTATCATCAAAAACTTCtggaagacaattcttcaaagtggtccaagtactttcaacattttcACCATCACATTGACCATTCTGGGCCAACTGCTGAACGTTTGTACTaaattgtttttctaaaatCTCTTTCTAATCTAATTTATGACAGTGTCTTTGAGTTATTAAAATAGAAAGTAAAATtattaagaacaaaaaagtCTCTTAATCCCACCTTCTTCTATTTTATGGTGATGCATTTAATGTTTTCTTGTTAACTATACTTTCCTGCAATGTTTCGTGCCATTAATTGCAACTAGGCATGTCACaataacagtatttttttatttaatcctTTAGTATAATTAAAGCATGGCTATGGCAGAGGGTGGCTATGATGCAAAGTTTGTTGAAGAAGTAGCCACTGATATAAAATGTGTTGTGTGCCATTTTCCTCTCAGGAAACCTGTGCAAGTTATACAATGCGGGCACAGATTTTGTGAGGACTGTTTTGAACAAATGAAGAATTATTCCATAACTCGGTTTGTTGTTTTATCATTCTTGtttctttctgttttatttttttgactcCTATTTTTCCTATTTCTCACAATTGTTTTATACATATTTCGTATTACTATAGAAATACAGATCTTTGCTGTCCCTTAGATCGAATGGTTATAAACTCGAACCAAGTAAGTATTTTTTAGGGTGTTCTTgtctgttgttgtttgtttttgttgttgttttattctCTCTAGTAAAGAGGAAAAATACGTATtaacttaaaattcaattaatagttttaatatttttaataaataaataaaaattgtctatgattaaaaaaacttaatttcaaATAATTACGTACTCGctacgctaaataaaaaaaaattaatattttttaagggaATTTATGAAGGTTTTATGGCGTTTCTCAACACtgctttctttttcctttccTTTTTTGTCCTGAGAAATGGAAAAGGATGTATTAACAAGTTGTGTAATAACATCATAGTTGTATTATGTACCTAACTTTAGGTGTTTCCTGACAAAGGACTAGAGAGAACAATCCTCAGTTTAAAAGTGCGATGCTCTAATGTAGCAAAGGGTTGTATCTGGGTGAATGATTTGAGAGATTTGCAGGTACTGAAAATGTATTGTATAGTATTTCAATATTCCGAGTCTAATGCTGTTACAAATTATGAAATGCCTAAACACCTAAAACAGAAAGTGAATTAGAATAAATACAAGCAAATCCGAAATTTTATTAACCATTTTCCCCAGACTTAATTTGGAAAACGTTGAGTGaatacttcatttaaaagtttcgtATGAAATTGGTAATTTCAGTAGTTTTTTGAATAAGAAAATAGAAAACTacagctatatatatatttatttttaaacgacAAAACACTTTTAgctggaaaaataataaattactaAAGAATTGATAAGTGAGATATCATGAACACTGTAAGCGAGCAGATCAACATGAaattcattttatattttatttaatttttccaaAGCTAATAGGTTTTTAACTTCTGGTACTCAGTAGGgagagttttttaattttatccaaGTACTAACTGTCATGTTAGAAAAAATGATActtggtttttattagactttcGTGCGTTTTTCGGGCGAAGAATAAAAGGAATATATGTTCACGGTAAAGAAATAACaccttgtaaaataaaaaaatggtcaCAATGCTATGCCAACAATATCTAACATCTAAGATTTTGtcaattaaataattaaatgtgaattacttgtttataaCAGTTTGTGCagacttaaattttttaacatttattcgTTATGCTTTTTTTTTTAGCCACATTTAGATGCAGATTGCGACTACACCATAGTAACATGTCAGAATGAAGGTTGCAACAAGCAAATTCAACGTAACATGTTGCAACAACATGTTGTTCAGTATTGTGGTCAGGTATGTAAAATATATCAACAGTACCAGGGATTGTCAAGGTTCTGAAAAATGACTTCAAATCTGTGATATTAGTGCCAAAAGTTTAAATAAttagatttcaaaaatttgtattaattttGTTACACTTTGATTGTACATTTTATGTGAatagaaatctttttttatgGGTTTGATTACTACAGATTACATAACCTTTTCTGAGTCTAACCTGAGTAAAAAGAATTTCAATATCAGAAATTATCAAAATCGTTACGAACTATAAGCAAAAAACATTACCCTCTCTTTTTTGTGTTGATCTGCTGATCGTTGTTTTTTGGATTGCATTAGGTATAGTAAAAGATGGCTAACTCAAGTTAACATGGTTTTTTAGTAATGAGGTtgccatttttttcaaaaatttgaagAATTTAATGATTGTCATGGATTCAAGTGAGTGAAATTGAATATTAAGCTCTGAAGAAGTGTTTCCCAATATGTAATGCAAGCAGTATAAGTTAAAGCAGTTAATTATTGGTGgaaatatttatgttttgttaatcataaagttttaaaacatcAGATCTTATAAGCTGGTATCTCACAGCGTGTTGatgtttatttcaaaatgtttttttatcgtAGAAAGATGGTGATTGCAATGGCAAGAAAATCAAAGAATTAATTGCTGGACTTAGTTCCAGATTACTGGAGTGTGAAATGAAAATCAGAGAAAGAGATGGGATGTTAATGATGACTGAAATAAGACTAATCAATTGCGAGAAAGACCTGAAGGTCACAAAACACAAGttagaaaaaaatgagaaaaacttGTTGGTGACAGAACATGCACTAAGCAGTTGTGAGAAGGAATTAAAGACTACGAAAGACAGGTTAAGAGATTGTGAagaaaaatcattgaaaaaagATGCGATTATTGAGCGTTTATCATGTGTGAATTCTATGGGGTTTTTTCAATGGACAATAAATAATTACAACAGCGTTAAATGGAGTGAAGAATTGAACAGTCCCTACTTCTATTCATCATATAATGGCTACAAATGTCAACTAAGTGCTGAATGGTATGGGCCTAAAAGAGGTCAAATGGGCTTGTTTTTTCACCTTTGCCAGGGCGAGAACGATGATGAATTAGTATGGCCATTCCCAATGAAAGTACGATTGCAATCTACTGACATCAATGGTAGTATAAGAAGTGTGACTGTTTCGTTTTTGACACATAATTTACCTGACAGTTGGGAAAGACCTGAAGGTACGAGAACAAGGGGAATCGGATCAGAAGAATTTTTACACATGCCGCAGTTGACAAAATATACTCAAAATGACAAAATGGTGATTTATTGTTTTTTCGATCTTTGACACACAAACGCTTCTTCTTTAGTCTCTCTCACAGCTGTTATGTGATTTCGCTCTTCATTCTTTCCTAATTTTATCACTATAAAGTGTTTTTTAGTTTTCTGGAGAATTACGAAAGGCAGAGAAATAAAATTAGTTTTGATACCTTACCTATGGTTTACCACTTCTGCTTAAATAAATCCAGCCAATTATTTTGCTTGATCGTTGTTCCTTTTCTATATTTTCTATATATCCTGTTTATACTTGTCTATAACCACATATATTATCAATCTTCATACAACTTGTACATCATTTATTCTTGTTTcgaatttttcaaacttttgaaTAGGCAACCTTTTTGTCTGGAcgaataaacttttgcaaaatatcGTAAgttcaagaaatatttttaagtaattttaagaGCACTGCGATAATATTGAGCGAAACCTTTATTGACTTCAATCACGCTGAATGAAAATTGCTGGGGAAATAACTTCTATCATGGAGGTAAAAATAAAGAAGGAGATTGAACTCTTTTGTTTCTATTCAAATCACCCGTGATGCGATCAGTTGCAAATCTATTCATGTTGTTATTTTAAATTCTAACGTGTGTCAGTTTTAGTAAATTTCATTGGTCGAGAAAACaatcattaacttttttttcttgatttttcttTCTGCACGCGCCACTACACAGGGGTAACCCAAAAAATACGTCATTGCATAAATTGCGCATATTAATGTTTTACCCAGTCCTTTTCCGCGTTCGAAGTTCAGTAAAGATGGCGTTTGAGAATGGCATGGTCAAGTAAACAAATTCAGTTTAATTTTGGTTGtatttaaatgcttttttctttacttttgggCCGAGATGTAAGTAAtatcaagttttaattttttaccggacagtacctttaactCAATAGATGTATCTGGCTTTTTCACAACAATATACATTTcctgactaatattttttaaagcaaactATTAGTCTTATCAACACTTATATGATATCATATATGCTTGTAGTTTTTACTATGCGTTATATTTTTAATGTACTGATTTacaatttgtaaatatttacgTGATTTTTAAATCTTGTTTCCATATTTTACATTCCCTCAAAATCCCATCCAATTGtcttatattattatttgcatTGATTTACCTAGCagggtttttattttgttttttgaaattatcttttattATCATATATTGGAGGTTTTTGTTTAGTTTAGTATACACGAAATTTTACtttaaagtaagaaaaataatttcttttcttactTCTCAAATCCTGACGTTTTGTCATTATCTGTCTAATCACTTATAACAGCGCTATCCTACAGcagcaatttttttgtgaagtcaacaaacatttttctttaacatttataataaCAATAGGAACAAAAAACGCACGATCATTGAATTGGAAACTTTATTTCCAATTATTTAAACCAACTTAAGGAGGATTATCACGAAGCGAATTAAACGGCGAATACGCCGAAgaaatgtatctgagcatgtGCCATTCACAATTctcttcgtgaaaatcccccttcaaaaaaatgtaaacccGCATAAGTCCTAGTACACAATGCATAATATCAACTTTTTACGCGCAGTTTAATCCATTTTCACAAGTACTTGTGCTTTTTTGCTATTGCAAACTTTCCTAACAGGCACCTTGAACCATTTTTTCTAGATGAATGAGTATTTCTTGGTTATTCTGTGttatttagtgcaaaaattgaaattgaaaacCACATGAAATTAAAGTAATGTGCTTATCAACACAGATTAACAAAACTGCATATGGAGGATGCCATGTAcaaattttcattttgtttttctaagAGCTATTCTATTAATGACTAAGTTTCAAGATGATTTTTACCATTTTCGGGTGGTCTTGCGATATTTGACAGGCCGGAATACATGTAAAGAATTCATACAAAAACTTCTTGTGCAATGCTTGTGCCATATTAGAAAGAATTCGAGAAGAGGATAAGAGAAAATCTTACATGGTAATTTAACTTGTTGCGTAAGAGATAATATATATCTGATAAAAACTTCAAAAGTCGAGTTTTGTTAACATGTTAATAAAGCCGACTTTATCAATataaattacttttgttcttactattgaaaaaaattattttgcgagCACATTTCGCGAAATGGACAAATAGAAAAACGGTcctaaatttgacatttttttgtcGATGGTGGCATTTCTGtgttaatttgttttaaaaaattaacggAGAAAGGAAtagattgttttaaaaaatcgatgGTTTCCAATCTGTGGGTTAAAATACGCTAAAGTTATTGGTATAAATTTTGGTTATATCAACTTCAGAGAATAGAATTTAAACAAACACGTAAAAATTAGAATCACAACAGTACTGTTAAAAAAAAGAGGTAAAACAATGCTTGTGCTTTTATAACTACacgtctaaaataaaaataaaataaataaaaaacacatgcaTATAGGAAACACAGCTTGaacatttgaaaaattaaagaacATCTAGGAAACGTTACCCAGTACgcgggaaaaaaataattgaagtgctatcaaataatgttttcaaaatCATAAAACACAAAAAGTAAACACAAAATCGTGAaattcaatgattttttacgaACAACAGTTAACTGGAGTTTGTTTTTAagacttaaaaataaaatataaggctcgaactgtaaaaaaaactttaagccTGCTTGATCTGTCTTGTTTAAGTAATAAAGGAGGTATGGTGAAGGATGACATGATACTGTTGGTGTGATGTTCGATTTGCATATTCGTTCAAATCCAAAGGATGTGTAAACAGATGTGCTCTATCCAgtttcgttgttgtttttacaaTAAAGTAAACCCGGGTATATAGTAGCTGTTTATATCTGTTACGTACTTTTTGACATCGGCAGCTATTCTCGGGTATTGTGTTTTTTAACAGCGAAGCAGCTAATTTTTTGGATG
This is a stretch of genomic DNA from Hydractinia symbiolongicarpus strain clone_291-10 chromosome 9, HSymV2.1, whole genome shotgun sequence. It encodes these proteins:
- the LOC130657149 gene encoding TNF receptor-associated factor 6-like, giving the protein MAMAEGGYDAKFVEEVATDIKCVVCHFPLRKPVQVIQCGHRFCEDCFEQMKNYSITRNTDLCCPLDRMVINSNQVFPDKGLERTILSLKVRCSNVAKGCIWVNDLRDLQPHLDADCDYTIVTCQNEGCNKQIQRNMLQQHVVQYCGQKDGDCNGKKIKELIAGLSSRLLECEMKIRERDGMLMMTEIRLINCEKDLKVTKHKLEKNEKNLLVTEHALSSCEKELKTTKDRLRDCEEKSLKKDAIIERLSCVNSMGFFQWTINNYNSVKWSEELNSPYFYSSYNGYKCQLSAEWYGPKRGQMGLFFHLCQGENDDELVWPFPMKVRLQSTDINGSIRSVTVSFLTHNLPDSWERPEGTRTRGIGSEEFLHMPQLTKYTQNDKMVIYCFFDL